GAAAAGGAGATCACGTTGGCCCCGTCCACCGTCCCCAGGGACGCGGCGGTCAGGGTGGTGACGTTCGTCGCCCCGGACAGGGTCACGGCCACGTCGCCGCCCGAGGCGTTCACGAAGGAGGCCGTCTGGTTCAGGGTCAGCCCGCCGGACAGGCTGATAGTCCCGGCCGAACCGGCCATGAAATTGACCAGCCCGGGTTGGCCCGAGACGTTTATGTCCGCCACGGCCTGGGCAAGCGAACCGACGCCCGTGGGATTGGTTGTAGTGACCGGATAGGCGGTCTGGGCCAAGGCCGTACCGGGCGCAAGGCACCAAAAGGCTGCCGCCAGGGCTGCAAGACATCGGCGAAAGAGGGGGCGAAGGCGGAGGCAGGACAGGCACGGCAACGGGACCAGGGAAGACCGGTCATGCAGCATGGTGAAACTCCTGAATTTGGCGGTGCGAAGGCCATACCCGAAAGTTTGGGAAATGAATAGCCGCAATATCGATTTCCCTACGCCAGGAAGGAGCGCCGACCGGATGTCCCATCATGCATCCCGCCGCGGCGCAGGCCACACCGGCTCTTCCTCCACGCGCCCGGCGCCGCAGCACGACCGGATAATCCCGTCCCACTCACGAATCAAAACTCGTAGCGCACCCCCACGGCCCCGGCCTGGGTCTGGGAGCCCCGCCCAAAAATCTGGCCGGAATAGCGTAGATAGAGTTTTGCGGAATCCGACACGCCGACGCTCACCCCGGCGTCCATCAGCAGGTTGTTCCGGGTGGGCTCGCCGGTCTTGGCCGAAAAGGACGACGTAGGCGAGCCGTTGTACCGGGCCTTGATGTTCTGGCTGTTGTCCAGAAACTCATGCCCCCAGCGCAGGGACACGTCCGGGCTGACGGTCGTTTTCTCCCCCACCGTGAACGTCCCCGAGACCTTGGCCCCCAGGCCCGACTTCAGGGAATTGCCGGAAAAGGCGCGCACGGTCAGCCCAAGCTCGGCGTCGCCGGTCTCGGAAAAGCCCGGCACGGACACGTATCCGTAATCCAGCGTGGCCACCGGCCCGGCCTTGAACTTCCCAAACGTCCAGTCGTAGCCCGTGGTCAGCGAGCCGCCCAAAAGAAACGACACGTACGTCCCTTGCGGCTGCGTGGAGATGGAGCCGAACTCGATCTTGCGCACCAGCCGGTTCCAGGCCGCCCCGGCCTGCACCAGGCCGTCGGCGTAGAAGCCGCCCGAGGAATATGCGCCGTAGAGGCCGCCCAGAAAGGTGTCCGAACGGCCGCTGGACTTGGCCGTGTCCGAGAACGACAGGTCGGAATGCACGTAGCCCGCCTGGAACCCGGCCAGCAGGTTGTCATTTACGGCCAGATCGCCCCCGGCCACCACGCCGTACTGCCAGGCGTCGAAGCCCGTGCGGTTATGCCCCTTGCCAAAGCCCACGTACTGGCCCACGGGCTTGACGAAAAGCCCCAGGCCCGCGGCCTGGCCGGATTTGGCCGTGATGCCGCTTGACGCATCGCTGGCGATTGACCGCGAGGCCAGTTCCGTCATGCGCGACATCTCGCCGCCAGGCACCATGGCCAGAACCGACCCGCCGCCGCTTCGCGTCGCATAGGCCCGTTCCCGGATGGTGTCGGAAAAAAGCCGCATGGCCGAAAACGAGGTCTCCACCAGCGCGCTGTAAGGCTCGGGAGACATCTGCTGCAACCCGGCGGCGACCTCGCCCAGGCTCATGAAGTCGATTTCGGCCAGGATCGTCTGCATGGCCGGGGTGGCGGCAAGCGTGGCCCCGGTCAGGCCCAGGCTGGCCCCGTAGGAATTGCGGGTGGTGGCCGCGATGGAATACGGCAGGCGGACCACGCTCGCCGAACCGCTGAGCGTGCCCACCGTGGCGGTGTCCGTGTTTTCCACGGAAAAAACCAGGAAGGAACTCTGATTGTCGATGGTAATGGTTTCGTAGTCGCCGGTGAGCCCGCCGTCGGAAGAAAGCAGGGTGAACTGCTGCCCCGTGGTGTAGTAACCTTCGGCGATGGCCACATGCAGGGAGCCGCCGTCGATGGTGGTGGCCCCGGTGACGTGCAACAGGTCCCTGGCCGTGGGGGTGATCTCCAGGGAGAGCAGACTTCCCGAGCCCAGGAGCAGGTCGCCGTCGATGGTCAGGGTTCCCGCCGAAAGCCCGGGGGCGATGGTTCCGTGGCTCTCCACGTCGCCCATGATGGTCCCGGTTCCCATGAGCGTGCCGAACGAGCCCAACGCCAGAAGCGGCGCGGTCCAGGTGCCGTTGACGACGGCATCGCCATTGATGGTCGTGTCGCTTGCGAAGGTGATCCCGGCCCCGGCGTCGATCTGGTAATCCAGAGAGGCCAGGGAACCGGTCACGTCCAGGTCGCCTTCCATGACCCAGGTGAAGCCGGTGTATGTATTGTCGCCGGACAAGGTCAGGGTGGCGTCGCCGGACTTCAAAAACGTCCCGGCCCCTTCGATCACCCCGGCATAGGTGGCGTCCAGGGCGGGACTCATGTCCAGAAGCGTCCCGGCGGCCATGTCGATGCTCTGGGAGGCCAGGGAACCCGTGATCCGCAAAATCCCAGACGTAAGCGTGGTGTCGCCGGTGTACGTATTCGCGCCGGAGAGCGTCAGGATGCCCGCGCCGGATTTTTGGAAATCCCCGGCCCCGGAGATGATCCCGGCATAGGTCGTGTCCACGCTGGGGCTCATGTCGAACAGCGCCCCGTCCGCCACCTCCACGGACTGGGAGGCCAGGGAGCCCGTGACCAGAAGCGTCCCGGCGGTGACCGAGGTGTTGCCGGTATAGGTATGATTTCCGGTCAGGGCCAAAAGGCCCGCGCCGGATTTGACGAAGTCCCCGGCCCCCTCGATCACCCCGGCATACAGGGTATCCACGACGGGGTTCATGTCCAGAAGCGCCCCGGCGGCAATGTCGATGCCCTGGGAGGCCAGGGAGCCCGTGACCAGAAGCGTCCCGGCCGTTATCGTCGTGTCGCCGGTGTAGGTGTGGTTCCCGGTCAGGGTCAAAAGGCCCGCGCCGGATTTGACGAAATTTCCCGCCCCGGAGATGACCCCGGCATAGGTGGCGTCCACGCTGGGGCTCATGCCCAGGAGCGCCCCGGCGGCCACGTCGATGCCCTGGGAGGCCAGGGAACCCGTGACCAGAAGCGTCCCGGCGGTGATAAACGTCGCACCGGTATAGGTGTTGTCGCCGGACAAGGTCAGGGTGGCGTCGCCAGACTTCAAAAACATCCCGGCCCCGGAAATCACCCCGGCGTAGGTCGTGTTCGCGGCCGGACTCATGTCGAAGAGCGCCCCGGCCGCCACATCCACGGACGCGGAGGCCAGCGACCCGGTCACGCGCAGGATTCCGGCAGTGATGCTAGTGTCGCCGGTATAGGTGTTGTTCCCGGAGAGCGTCAGGGTGGCCGCGCCGGATTTCTGGAAATCCCCGGCCCCGGAGATCACCCCGGCGAAGCCCGTATTCGCTGATGGCGACCAGTCCAGGAGGCCGCCCGAGGCGATGGACGCCCCCGAGGCGACCAGGCCGCCTTGCAGGATCAAGGTTCCCTGGCTGACGGTCAGGGTTCCCGTGCCCAGGTCCACGTCGCCGCCGATGGTCCAGGATCCGGAATCGTCCTTGATGAGGTTCTGGAAGTTGCGCACCGCGCCATCCAGGCTGACGCTGCCGACCAGGGTCAGGGTATTGTCGCCGCCGCCGCCGTCAACGATGCCGCGCACCATGGCCCCGGGGCCAAACGTGGCCGAGTCGTCCCCAGCCCCGAACAGGATGGCCACGTCGGTGGAACTGGCGGCCAGGATGCTGCCGGTGCTGACCAGGGTGCAATCGGCGTCGGTGAAGGTCAGGGCGCTGGTCAGGTTGATGGTCCCGGCGTTGGTCAGGCTGCTCAGATTGGTCAGGCTGCCCGAGAAATTCATCGTGGCCCCGGAGGCCACGTTGATGGAGCTGGTGGCCAGGGAGCCGGTCACGCCCAGGGTTCCGGCAGAAACCGTGGTCGCGCCGGTGTAAGTGTTGTTCCCGGAAAGCGTCAGGGTGGCCGCACCGGACTTCTGGAAATTTCCTGCCCCGGAGATCACCCCGGCGTAGGTCGCGTTCGTGGCCGGGCTCATGTCGAACAGCGCCCCGGAGGACACGGCCACGCTTTGCGAGGCCAGCGACCCGGTCACCCGCAGGGTTCCGGCCGTTATCGTCGTGTCGCCGGTGTAGGTGTTGTTCCCGGACAACGTCAGGGCGGCTGCACCGGATTTCTGGAAATTCCCCGCCCCTTCGATCACCCCGGCGTAGGTCGCGTTCGTGGCCGGGCTCATGTCGAACAGCGCCCCGGAGGACACGGCCACGCTTTGCGAGGCCAGCGACCCGGTCACGCGCAGGGTTCCGGCCGTTATCGTCGTGTCGCCGGTATAGGTGTTGTTCCCGGAGAGCGTCAGGGTGGCCGCACCGGACTTCTGGAAATCCCCGGCCCCTTCGATCACCCCGGCATAGGTCGTGTTCGCTGTGGGACTCATGTCGAACAGCGCCCCGGCGGCCACGGCCACGCTTTGCGAGGCCAGCAACCCGGTCACGCGCAGGGTTCCGGCCGTTATCGTCGTGTCGCCGGTGTACGTGTTGTTCCCGGAGAGCGTCAGAGTGGCCGTGCCGGATTTGCGGAAATCCCCGGCCCCGGAAATCACCCCGGCATAGGTCGTGTTCGCTGTGGGGCTCATGTCGAAGAGCGCCCCGGCGGCCACGTCCACGCTTTGCGAGGCCAGCGACCCGGTCACACGCAAGGTTCCGGCCGTTATGGCGGTATCGCCGGTGTACGTGTTGCTCCCGGACAGGGTCAGGGTGGCCGCGCCGGATTTGCGGAAATCCCCGGCCCCGGAAATCACCCCGGCGTAGGTCGTGTCCGTCAAAGGGCTCATGTCGAACAGCGCCCCGGAAGACACGGCCACGCTTTGTGAGGCCAGCGACCCGGTCACGCGCAAGGTTCCGTCCGTTATCGTCGTGTCGCCGGTGTAGGTGTTGTTCCCGGAGAGCGTCAGGGTGGCCGCGCCGGATTTGCGGAAATCCCCGGCCCCGGAAATCACCCCGGCAAAGCCCGTATTCGCTGATGGCGACCAGTCCAGGAGGCCGCCCGAGGCGATGGACGCCCCCGAGGCGACCAGGCCGCCTTGCAGGATCAAGGTTCCCTGGCTGACGGTCAGGGTTCCCGTGCCCAGGTCCACGTCGCCGCCGATGGTCCAGGATCCGGAATCGTCCTTGATGAGGTTCTGGAAGTTGCGCACCGCGCCATCCAGGCTGACGCTGCCGACCAGGGTCAGGGTATTGTCGCCGCCGCCGCCGTCAACGATGCCGCGCACCATGGCCCCGGGGCCAAACGTGGCCGAGTCGTCCCCAGCCCCGAACAGGATGGCCACGTCGGTGGAACTGGCGGCCAGGATGCTGCCGGTGCTGACCAGGGTGCAATCGGCGTCGGTGAAGGTCAGGGCGCTGGTCAGGTTGATGGTCCCGGCGTTGGTCAGGCTGCTCAGATTGGTCAGGCTGCCCGAGAAATTCATCGTGGCCCCGGAGGCCACGTTGATGGAGCTGGTGGCCAGGGAGCCGGTCACGCCCAGGGTTCCGGCAGAAACCGTGGTCGCGCCGGTGTAGGTGTTGTTCCCGGAAAGCGTCAGGGTGGCCGCACCGGACTTCTGGAAATTCCCCGCCCCGGAGATCACCCCGGAGTAGGTCCGGTCAGTGCCGATATCATAAAGAAACGTCCCGTCGTTGGTGATGTTTCCGGCGATGGTCACGTTTTCGTTGATGCGAAGCGTGGCGTTTGCGTTGATGTCCAGGTCGTCGACGGTGGAGGCGTTGCCCGAGGAAAGGGACAGGTTCCAGGACGTGACCGTGCTGCCGTCGCCCGCCGTCAGATGGTCCACGCCGAGAAACAGGTTGTCCGCCGCGCCGGTTCCGATAAGCCCCAGCGTGTTGTCGCCGGTTCCCAGGTCCACCTTGCCCACAAGGGTGGCCCCGGTTCCCAGCGTCACGGTGTTGTCGGCGCTTCCCTCTATCCAGCCGCCGAAGCCGTCCGTCCCCCCGGCCCGGATGGCGTAGCCCTGGCCGCCGCCGGAGGTGTCCACGCCGGAGAGCGTGCCGGTCACGTACAGGTTCATGGCCTCGCCCGAGGCCACGCCCACGGCCAGCCCGGCCGCCTGGGCCGAGACCGTGCCGGAGACGGCCAGAGCCGTATTCGCGTCGCCGCCGTTGAGTTCCTGGAAGGCCATGATGCCCACGGCGGTGTTTCCGTCGGCCACGGCGTTGATGGTCCCGGCCATGCCGCCCGAAATCGACACGTCGCAGGCGGCCAGGATGCCGTAGGCCTCGTCGCCCGCGGAATGGGCCGATATCAGCCCCGTCGAGGTCACGGAACCGATGTTCACGGTTCCGGCGGTGAGTCCGGCGGCCATGGTCCCGGCCGAGGCCATCACGGTTCCGGCCAGATCATTGGTGATGGTCAGCGTGTCCCCGGCCTGGATGCCGAAGGCCGTCATCCCGCCTGCCGTGGCCATGACCTGGGAGTACTGGCCGAGGGAGGCGATGGTGACCGAGCCCAGTTCCGCGCCGATGCCCACGGCGGTGTCGCCTCCGGCCAGGGCGATGACGGAGGCCCAATCGGACGCCGTGCCGCCGATGTCGCCGATGGTGATGTCCCCGGCGTCGGAGACGATGCCGGACGCGTTGTATCCGCCGGTGGCCGAGGCCGCGATGGTTCCGGCCAGTTGGCCCGCGATGGTGATGTCGTCGGAGGCGCGCAGGCCATAGGCGTAATTCGTCCCGGCTGTGGCCGTAATACTCCCGGTGCTCGCGATGGAGCCGATGCTGATCGAACCGTCCGAAGATATCACAT
Above is a genomic segment from Desulfolutivibrio sulfodismutans DSM 3696 containing:
- a CDS encoding autotransporter-associated beta strand repeat-containing protein, with translation MPAAVSIHAAPVRLCRILVPLFASLLRCLAAVSVLAMALAWPGTIRAADQTVINTADSGAGSLRQAAADVGVGDTIFFNISGSPSTITLGSDLSLGVGGVSLLNNSGGAVTVSLTGVSDVAALSATSLGTIGGASALTIEATADVINAFGIDSSGVALSIGSIASTGSISAMAGMSDAYGLRGATGVTITGAMAGDIAATVSGPAAYGISSHIGAVSIGSIASTGSISAMAGTSDAYGLRGSTGVTIAGAMAGDIAATSGSNAYGISSQSGALSIGSIASTGSITATAGTNYAYGLYAFSGVTITGEMAGDIAATATSGAYSYGITTGSTISIGSIAESGRVTATAGTNFAYGMEGVTGVTIAGEMAGDIAATAGTYNAYGIYSDGAISIGSIAETGSITATAGTAYAYGLNGYSGVTITGEMAGDIAATATSGSNAYGIFSSGGALSIGAIAATGNITATAGTDNAYGLRASGGVTIAGEMAGIITATATSGSNAFGIYSLDAISIGSITSSGSISATARTNSACGLYAHAVGITITGEMAGDIAATATSGSYAYGIYSSSGALSIGAIAETGSVTATAGTSDAYGLRGTAGVTITGEMAGDIAATATSGSDAYGIFSGIGALSIGSIASTGSITATAGTDNAYGLRGVTGVTVAGGMAGTITATATSGVNAYGIYSGGALGIGSIASTGSIMATAGTNEAYGLYASGAVAITGEMAGDIAATATSGSGAYGIYSFSDAISIGAIAESGSITATAGADSAYGLRASGDVTITGEMAGDIALTAGLNSAYGIRSGGTISIGSIASTGSVTATAGANAAYGLRAAGNVTITGEMAGIISATATDGLDAYGIRSGGAISIGSIASTGSVTATAGMDNAYGLHGAADVTIAGDMAGDIAATAGGNSAYGIFSGGALSIGSIAETGSVTATAGTDNAYGLRTSGAVAITGEMAGDIAATAGTYNAYGIYSSSGAISIGSIASTGSITATAGTSDAYGLSGATGVTIAGEMAGDIAATATATNGSGVYGIYSGGALSIGSIAGTGSITATAGTSDAYGLRASGDVTITGEMAGDIAATATSGSDAYGVYSSSGAISIGSIAESGSITATAGTDSAYGLRASGGVAITGEMAGDIAATAGTNGAFGIHSQDDTISIGSIASTGSITATVGTNGAFGLHGLAGVTIAGEMAGDITATATNGSGVYGISSVGLISIGSIASTGSITATAGTDFVFGLQSLTGVTITGAMAGDIAATATNDSVAYVISSDGSISIGSIASTGSITATAGTNYAYGLRASDDITIAGQLAGTIAASATGGYNASGIVSDAGDITIGDIGGTASDWASVIALAGGDTAVGIGAELGSVTIASLGQYSQVMATAGGMTAFGIQAGDTLTITNDLAGTVMASAGTMAAGLTAGTVNIGSVTSTGLISAHSAGDEAYGILAACDVSISGGMAGTINAVADGNTAVGIMAFQELNGGDANTALAVSGTVSAQAAGLAVGVASGEAMNLYVTGTLSGVDTSGGGQGYAIRAGGTDGFGGWIEGSADNTVTLGTGATLVGKVDLGTGDNTLGLIGTGAADNLFLGVDHLTAGDGSTVTSWNLSLSSGNASTVDDLDINANATLRINENVTIAGNITNDGTFLYDIGTDRTYSGVISGAGNFQKSGAATLTLSGNNTYTGATTVSAGTLGVTGSLATSSINVASGATMNFSGSLTNLSSLTNAGTINLTSALTFTDADCTLVSTGSILAASSTDVAILFGAGDDSATFGPGAMVRGIVDGGGGDNTLTLVGSVSLDGAVRNFQNLIKDDSGSWTIGGDVDLGTGTLTVSQGTLILQGGLVASGASIASGGLLDWSPSANTGFAGVISGAGDFRKSGAATLTLSGNNTYTGDTTITDGTLRVTGSLASQSVAVSSGALFDMSPLTDTTYAGVISGAGDFRKSGAATLTLSGSNTYTGDTAITAGTLRVTGSLASQSVDVAAGALFDMSPTANTTYAGVISGAGDFRKSGTATLTLSGNNTYTGDTTITAGTLRVTGLLASQSVAVAAGALFDMSPTANTTYAGVIEGAGDFQKSGAATLTLSGNNTYTGDTTITAGTLRVTGSLASQSVAVSSGALFDMSPATNATYAGVIEGAGNFQKSGAAALTLSGNNTYTGDTTITAGTLRVTGSLASQSVAVSSGALFDMSPATNATYAGVISGAGNFQKSGAATLTLSGNNTYTGATTVSAGTLGVTGSLATSSINVASGATMNFSGSLTNLSSLTNAGTINLTSALTFTDADCTLVSTGSILAASSTDVAILFGAGDDSATFGPGAMVRGIVDGGGGDNTLTLVGSVSLDGAVRNFQNLIKDDSGSWTIGGDVDLGTGTLTVSQGTLILQGGLVASGASIASGGLLDWSPSANTGFAGVISGAGDFQKSGAATLTLSGNNTYTGDTSITAGILRVTGSLASASVDVAAGALFDMSPAANTTYAGVISGAGMFLKSGDATLTLSGDNTYTGATFITAGTLLVTGSLASQGIDVAAGALLGMSPSVDATYAGVISGAGNFVKSGAGLLTLTGNHTYTGDTTITAGTLLVTGSLASQGIDIAAGALLDMNPVVDTLYAGVIEGAGDFVKSGAGLLALTGNHTYTGNTSVTAGTLLVTGSLASQSVEVADGALFDMSPSVDTTYAGIISGAGDFQKSGAGILTLSGANTYTGDTTLTSGILRITGSLASQSIDMAAGTLLDMSPALDATYAGVIEGAGTFLKSGDATLTLSGDNTYTGFTWVMEGDLDVTGSLASLDYQIDAGAGITFASDTTINGDAVVNGTWTAPLLALGSFGTLMGTGTIMGDVESHGTIAPGLSAGTLTIDGDLLLGSGSLLSLEITPTARDLLHVTGATTIDGGSLHVAIAEGYYTTGQQFTLLSSDGGLTGDYETITIDNQSSFLVFSVENTDTATVGTLSGSASVVRLPYSIAATTRNSYGASLGLTGATLAATPAMQTILAEIDFMSLGEVAAGLQQMSPEPYSALVETSFSAMRLFSDTIRERAYATRSGGGSVLAMVPGGEMSRMTELASRSIASDASSGITAKSGQAAGLGLFVKPVGQYVGFGKGHNRTGFDAWQYGVVAGGDLAVNDNLLAGFQAGYVHSDLSFSDTAKSSGRSDTFLGGLYGAYSSGGFYADGLVQAGAAWNRLVRKIEFGSISTQPQGTYVSFLLGGSLTTGYDWTFGKFKAGPVATLDYGYVSVPGFSETGDAELGLTVRAFSGNSLKSGLGAKVSGTFTVGEKTTVSPDVSLRWGHEFLDNSQNIKARYNGSPTSSFSAKTGEPTRNNLLMDAGVSVGVSDSAKLYLRYSGQIFGRGSQTQAGAVGVRYEF